A single genomic interval of Arthrobacter methylotrophus harbors:
- the pknB gene encoding Stk1 family PASTA domain-containing Ser/Thr kinase: protein MTTQRVLNGRYELGELLGRGGMADVYKGTDTLLGRTVAVKLLRADLARDPQFHARFKREAQAVAALNHSSIVAIYDTGEYTVSGGPGEDVRVPYIVMEYVSGRTLRDLIRAKELDIDQAIEFILGVLSALEYSHKAGIVHRDIKPANVMVSGDSNAVKVMDFGIARAMADSAATMTQTQAVVGTAQYLSPEQARGETVDARSDLYSAACLLFEMLTGRPPFTGDSPVSVAYQHVREIPEPASSFNPAVSEALDSVLAKGLQKDRADRFQDAAAFRRALRAAKNGVAVPAGTPTDPQELVPSTQLLPEGSLARGLTGAEFLDAAQTGGPDGGRDAGDQDTMLAFAASESDSDHDGAMPLGFALERERTARQKSRRRAWTAVVIIFTLLVLAGGGFWLYNTVNQKPAPPALVSVPQVAGMSEAMALQALYGANLSPESRRVPHDTVAKGTVISTDPAVGSEVAPNSHIILNVSDGPVSVKVPAGLSGLTEAAARDLLRQAGLVGGSSTLANSPTVPAGSVISTKPDSGAVVGTGSTVDLVVSTGKVSMPQLVGLSSADAEALLKENGLAMAVTEQENSQVTPGTVTSQGDAFKSLVEQGKTVSVIVAKAPAPSPSPSPTPSPSPSDTRGGHGGNSGG, encoded by the coding sequence ATGACAACCCAGCGCGTCCTCAATGGGCGGTACGAACTCGGTGAACTACTCGGCCGTGGCGGCATGGCGGATGTCTACAAGGGCACCGACACGCTGCTCGGCCGAACCGTGGCGGTAAAGCTGCTCCGTGCCGATCTTGCCCGCGATCCACAGTTCCATGCTCGCTTTAAGCGCGAGGCGCAGGCAGTGGCGGCACTGAACCACTCCTCGATCGTGGCCATCTATGACACTGGGGAGTACACAGTGTCCGGTGGTCCGGGCGAGGACGTCCGGGTCCCTTACATCGTCATGGAATACGTGTCCGGCCGGACTCTCCGCGACCTGATCCGCGCCAAGGAACTGGACATCGATCAAGCCATCGAGTTCATCCTCGGCGTGCTTTCTGCGCTGGAGTACAGCCATAAGGCCGGGATCGTCCACCGTGACATCAAACCGGCCAACGTCATGGTGTCTGGTGATTCAAACGCCGTGAAGGTCATGGACTTCGGCATTGCCCGAGCCATGGCGGACTCTGCGGCAACCATGACCCAGACCCAGGCTGTCGTTGGTACCGCCCAATATCTCTCACCGGAGCAGGCCCGTGGCGAGACCGTGGATGCCCGCAGCGATCTGTACTCTGCGGCGTGCCTGCTGTTCGAAATGCTCACGGGCCGGCCTCCGTTCACGGGCGACAGCCCTGTCTCGGTGGCTTACCAGCACGTCCGCGAGATCCCCGAACCGGCCAGCTCGTTCAATCCGGCCGTTTCAGAGGCACTGGACAGCGTTCTTGCCAAGGGCCTGCAGAAGGACCGGGCCGACCGTTTCCAGGATGCGGCAGCCTTCCGCCGTGCCTTGCGCGCGGCCAAGAACGGCGTGGCAGTTCCCGCCGGAACACCCACGGACCCTCAGGAGCTTGTACCGTCGACGCAACTGCTTCCCGAAGGTTCCTTGGCGCGCGGCCTGACGGGAGCAGAATTCCTGGACGCCGCCCAGACGGGAGGGCCGGACGGTGGCCGGGACGCCGGCGACCAGGACACCATGCTCGCCTTCGCAGCCAGCGAATCGGACTCAGACCACGACGGCGCCATGCCGCTTGGGTTCGCCCTTGAACGCGAGCGGACCGCCCGCCAGAAGTCCCGCCGTCGTGCTTGGACGGCCGTAGTGATCATCTTTACGTTGCTGGTCCTGGCTGGTGGCGGATTCTGGCTGTACAACACAGTGAACCAGAAGCCAGCCCCACCGGCGTTGGTGTCAGTGCCGCAGGTGGCTGGCATGAGCGAAGCCATGGCACTTCAGGCGCTGTACGGCGCCAATCTCAGCCCCGAGTCACGCCGGGTTCCGCACGATACCGTCGCCAAGGGTACCGTGATCAGCACTGACCCTGCCGTGGGGTCCGAAGTGGCACCGAACTCGCATATCATCTTGAACGTTTCAGACGGACCGGTCTCCGTGAAAGTACCTGCAGGCCTCAGTGGCCTTACCGAAGCCGCCGCGCGCGACCTCCTCCGTCAAGCCGGCCTCGTGGGCGGATCCAGCACTTTGGCCAATAGTCCTACGGTGCCCGCGGGCTCTGTGATCAGCACCAAACCCGATTCCGGGGCTGTGGTGGGCACGGGCAGCACCGTCGATTTGGTGGTGTCCACAGGCAAGGTGTCCATGCCTCAACTCGTCGGCTTGAGCTCGGCGGATGCCGAGGCCCTGCTCAAAGAGAACGGCCTGGCCATGGCAGTCACCGAGCAGGAAAATTCGCAAGTGACCCCGGGCACCGTGACGAGCCAGGGCGATGCGTTCAAGTCCCTTGTGGAGCAGGGCAAGACCGTCAGCGTGATCGTTGCGAAAGCTCCGGCTCCGTCACCTAGCCCCAGCCCGACGCCTAGCCCGAGCCCAAGCGATACCCGGGGCGGCCATGGGGGAAACTCAGGCGGTTAG
- a CDS encoding FtsW/RodA/SpoVE family cell cycle protein has product MIHAITAPSPRRNVELALLVLALAVGIGASAMVGLNSPAAFDSDFWFQSSLLVVAALAFHIVLRLRAKYADPIMLPIVVALNGLGLALIHRMDQPGEDTGNNQLRWTILAMGVAIVAIWLLKDHRLLRRFTFISLAASAILLVLPLVPGISAGEVLGASVWIRLGSMTFQPGEIAKITLAIFFAGYLSSNRDLILLAGRKIGPMQFPRFKDLGPMVTAWLVSIGILVFQRDLGTSLLFFGLFIVMIYVATSRISWVVIGLVLIVGGGFLAAKFFSHVAFRLDSWLNAFTPEVFDRSPGGSGQIVQGLFGMADGGLVGTGLGQGRPDLVPFANSDMIVALIGEELGLIGLFAVVLLYMLLFTRGFRTALGARDAFGKLLACGLSFAIAIQCFVVIGGVTRLIPLTGLTTPFLAAGGSSLLANWIIVGLLLMISHTARGPVDTTPITHAPTEAVTTA; this is encoded by the coding sequence ATGATTCATGCAATAACCGCACCTAGCCCGCGCCGCAACGTCGAGCTCGCGCTGCTTGTCCTTGCCCTTGCTGTGGGAATCGGCGCCAGCGCCATGGTCGGGCTCAACAGCCCAGCGGCTTTCGACAGCGATTTCTGGTTCCAGTCGAGCCTTCTGGTCGTGGCCGCACTGGCTTTCCACATAGTCCTGAGGCTCCGCGCAAAATATGCGGATCCGATCATGCTTCCGATCGTCGTTGCGCTCAACGGCCTGGGCCTGGCCCTCATCCATCGTATGGACCAGCCGGGAGAGGACACGGGCAACAACCAGCTGCGCTGGACCATTCTGGCCATGGGTGTTGCAATCGTGGCGATCTGGTTGCTGAAGGACCACCGGCTTCTTCGCCGTTTCACCTTTATCTCGCTCGCGGCCAGTGCGATTCTTCTGGTACTGCCGCTGGTGCCCGGGATCTCTGCCGGCGAAGTGCTCGGGGCCAGCGTCTGGATCCGGCTAGGGTCCATGACTTTCCAACCGGGAGAAATCGCCAAGATCACCCTGGCTATATTCTTCGCGGGTTATCTTTCCTCCAATCGGGACCTTATCCTGCTTGCCGGCCGCAAGATCGGCCCCATGCAATTTCCGCGGTTCAAGGACCTTGGCCCCATGGTCACGGCATGGCTCGTGAGTATCGGCATCCTGGTCTTCCAGCGGGACCTCGGCACCTCGCTCCTTTTCTTCGGCCTCTTCATCGTCATGATCTACGTGGCAACGAGCCGCATCAGCTGGGTGGTCATCGGTCTTGTCCTGATCGTGGGCGGCGGATTCCTGGCGGCGAAGTTTTTCTCGCACGTGGCGTTCCGCTTGGACAGCTGGTTGAACGCCTTCACTCCGGAGGTTTTCGACCGGTCTCCTGGCGGCAGCGGGCAGATCGTCCAAGGCCTCTTCGGCATGGCCGACGGCGGCCTCGTCGGTACGGGACTCGGGCAAGGCAGGCCGGACCTCGTGCCTTTTGCCAATAGCGACATGATTGTCGCGCTCATCGGCGAAGAACTGGGACTGATCGGTCTCTTCGCCGTGGTGCTGCTCTACATGCTGCTCTTCACCCGCGGGTTCCGCACCGCTCTCGGCGCGCGGGACGCGTTCGGCAAGCTCCTCGCTTGCGGCCTGTCCTTTGCCATCGCGATTCAATGCTTCGTGGTGATCGGCGGCGTCACACGGCTGATCCCCCTGACGGGTCTCACCACTCCCTTCCTTGCGGCAGGCGGTTCGTCCCTGCTTGCCAACTGGATCATCGTGGGCCTGTTGCTCATGATTTCCCACACCGCGCGCGGCCCGGTGGACACTACGCCCATTACCCATGCCCCTACAGAGGCGGTGACTACCGCATGA
- a CDS encoding class E sortase — protein sequence MVRKVVQVIGELLVTAGVVLLLFVAWELWWTNIEADAKQSQAVHGFAKDFAGPLTPAAPTAGAPDYGKPVVAQAPGHGSMIGIMYIPRFGPDYSRPIIEGTSSDVLDTLGLGHYGSTSMPGAPGNFAVAGHRQTHGAVLDNIHLLVPGDKIYVQTNDGYYTYVFRNNQIVLPSRTDVLLPVPTQPGATPTEGYLTMTSCNPRFGAQERIIAYSLLESWQPASAGPPQDIAKQVADTRGKG from the coding sequence ATGGTGCGCAAGGTCGTCCAAGTCATCGGCGAGCTCCTCGTCACCGCAGGTGTTGTCCTCTTGCTCTTTGTAGCGTGGGAGCTGTGGTGGACCAATATCGAAGCCGATGCGAAACAAAGCCAAGCCGTCCACGGCTTTGCCAAGGATTTCGCGGGACCCCTCACGCCCGCCGCCCCCACTGCCGGAGCACCGGACTACGGGAAGCCCGTGGTTGCCCAGGCTCCTGGGCATGGCAGCATGATCGGCATCATGTACATTCCCCGGTTCGGACCGGATTACTCGCGGCCCATCATCGAGGGAACCAGCTCCGACGTCCTGGACACGCTGGGTCTCGGCCACTACGGCTCCACGAGCATGCCTGGGGCCCCGGGCAATTTCGCCGTCGCGGGACACCGCCAGACCCATGGCGCGGTGTTGGATAACATCCACCTCTTGGTTCCAGGCGACAAAATCTACGTGCAGACCAACGACGGCTACTACACATACGTTTTCCGCAACAACCAGATCGTGCTGCCTTCACGGACGGACGTCCTTCTTCCGGTCCCCACCCAGCCCGGAGCAACACCCACCGAAGGCTACTTGACCATGACCAGCTGCAATCCGCGATTCGGTGCGCAAGAACGCATCATCGCCTACTCCTTGCTGGAAAGCTGGCAGCCAGCATCTGCCGGGCCGCCGCAGGACATTGCCAAACAAGTCGCCGATACGCGCGGAAAGGGATAA
- a CDS encoding methylated-DNA--[protein]-cysteine S-methyltransferase: MTIHHEEPDVSEFFARVDSVDQAVLRRLHDRLAAEATERHTLDIAYRTLDSPIGKLLLAATERGLVRVAFDVEDHDAVLQLLAEKLSPRILFSPARLDSAARELNEYFAGSRHSFDLPLDFSLSRGFRLSVLEHLPRIAYGHTESYAQVALAAGSPRAVRAVGSACATNPLPVIVPCHRVVKSDGSFGNYLGGTAAKRTLLALEAA; this comes from the coding sequence ATGACCATCCACCACGAGGAACCGGACGTCTCCGAGTTCTTCGCACGCGTCGATTCCGTCGACCAAGCCGTCCTTCGGCGGCTCCATGACCGCCTCGCAGCCGAAGCCACGGAACGGCACACCCTCGATATTGCCTACCGCACCTTGGATTCCCCGATTGGCAAACTCCTGCTGGCTGCCACCGAACGCGGTCTGGTGCGCGTGGCCTTTGACGTGGAAGACCACGACGCCGTATTGCAGCTGCTCGCAGAAAAGCTCAGTCCACGGATCCTCTTCTCCCCGGCTCGCCTGGATTCCGCAGCCCGCGAGCTGAATGAATACTTCGCCGGGTCTAGGCACAGTTTTGACCTGCCCTTGGATTTCAGTCTTTCGCGCGGATTCCGCCTCAGCGTCCTGGAGCATTTGCCGCGGATCGCCTACGGCCACACGGAAAGTTACGCCCAGGTGGCCTTGGCGGCCGGAAGCCCCCGGGCCGTTCGCGCGGTCGGCAGTGCTTGCGCCACCAACCCGCTTCCGGTAATCGTTCCATGCCACCGCGTGGTGAAATCCGATGGATCTTTTGGCAATTATCTTGGCGGCACGGCGGCCAAGCGCACCTTGCTCGCCCTGGAGGCGGCGTGA
- a CDS encoding penicillin-binding protein 2 — protein MNHSIRNSWMAAVAMFALLFGAISYVQVIGANDLNDNPWNQRAVLANYCNDRGAIIVGGKPIAESVAGDETCKYQRSYAQPELYAGITGYFSRTYGSTGLEQQLRDELAGSSDQLFLDRVSQIFLGSQPKGASVELTLDPAIQKLAYDLIPDGQRGSIVVTNPKTGAIIAMVSKPSYDPNLIATHDPAKEQASYNQLNQVPGINLNQSVSGPTGALLAPGSVFKLVDTAAALSSGKYNKDSVLPNPDSLPLPGSTASLPNYAGGDCSVRSTADFPFALEQSCNTPFASIALDLGQKAIADQAAKFGFGQDFGDQLKLQSAISVFPKDLDQAELAQSAVGQRDVKATPLQIAMMTAAIANHGVQMKPNLIKTVRAPDLRVISEPKAETLRTSTTPEIASQITEWMTDVVSKGIASGAAVPGIQVAGKTGTAQLGDTGLNNSWFTGFAPANDPQVAVTIVMENVDVLTGAKLTSPNAKKIFEAVLNK, from the coding sequence ATGAACCATTCCATACGCAATTCGTGGATGGCAGCCGTTGCCATGTTCGCCCTCCTCTTCGGTGCGATCAGCTACGTCCAGGTCATCGGCGCCAACGACCTGAATGACAATCCTTGGAACCAGCGCGCCGTCCTGGCGAACTACTGCAATGACCGCGGTGCCATCATCGTGGGCGGCAAGCCCATCGCCGAATCCGTGGCCGGGGATGAAACCTGCAAGTACCAACGCAGCTACGCCCAGCCCGAGCTCTACGCGGGGATTACGGGTTACTTCTCCAGGACCTATGGATCCACTGGACTTGAGCAGCAGCTCCGGGATGAGCTGGCAGGCAGCTCCGACCAACTCTTCCTGGACCGGGTCAGCCAGATTTTCCTCGGCAGCCAGCCGAAGGGGGCCTCGGTGGAGCTGACCCTCGATCCAGCGATCCAGAAGCTCGCCTACGACCTCATTCCTGACGGCCAGCGTGGTTCGATCGTCGTCACCAACCCGAAGACGGGCGCCATCATCGCCATGGTCTCCAAACCGTCCTACGATCCCAACCTGATCGCCACGCACGATCCCGCCAAGGAACAGGCAAGCTACAACCAGCTCAACCAGGTTCCGGGCATCAATCTGAACCAATCCGTGAGTGGACCGACCGGTGCGCTGCTGGCGCCCGGTTCCGTGTTCAAGCTTGTCGATACCGCGGCTGCGTTGAGCTCCGGAAAGTACAATAAGGACAGTGTCCTGCCGAACCCGGACAGCCTCCCCTTGCCGGGTTCCACTGCCTCGTTGCCCAACTATGCCGGCGGCGACTGCTCAGTGCGCAGCACAGCAGATTTCCCGTTCGCGCTCGAGCAGTCCTGCAACACGCCGTTCGCCAGCATCGCGCTGGACCTGGGGCAAAAGGCCATCGCGGACCAAGCCGCCAAGTTCGGCTTCGGGCAGGATTTCGGCGACCAGCTCAAGCTTCAGTCCGCGATCAGCGTCTTCCCGAAGGACCTGGACCAGGCAGAGCTTGCGCAGTCCGCCGTCGGGCAGCGAGACGTGAAGGCCACTCCGCTGCAAATCGCGATGATGACCGCTGCCATTGCCAATCACGGCGTCCAGATGAAACCGAATCTCATCAAGACCGTGCGGGCACCGGACCTACGTGTCATCAGCGAACCCAAAGCCGAAACCTTGCGCACCTCTACGACTCCCGAGATCGCCAGCCAAATCACCGAGTGGATGACCGACGTCGTATCCAAGGGCATCGCAAGCGGCGCCGCGGTACCGGGAATCCAAGTGGCTGGAAAGACCGGCACGGCGCAGCTCGGCGATACAGGCCTGAATAACTCATGGTTTACCGGGTTCGCCCCGGCGAACGACCCGCAGGTAGCCGTCACCATTGTTATGGAGAACGTTGACGTGTTAACCGGAGCAAAGCTAACCAGTCCGAACGCGAAGAAGATTTTTGAGGCGGTGTTGAATAAGTGA
- a CDS encoding RNA polymerase sigma factor produces the protein MVPKKPFELIVREHGPTVLRVCRVVLGVDDAEDGWSETFLSALKAYPELPADANVQAWLVTIAHRRSIDIVRARNRRPVPVDELPVRPSALGIPGDGHGEVLDAVGQLPPKQRQAVAYHYLAGLPYTDVAELLGGTPDAARRAGADGVKALRSILAAGFVSSPGYVKEETP, from the coding sequence ATGGTGCCCAAGAAGCCGTTCGAGCTGATCGTCCGGGAGCACGGACCCACGGTCTTGCGTGTGTGCCGCGTGGTTCTGGGCGTCGACGACGCGGAAGACGGCTGGTCCGAAACTTTCCTCTCCGCCCTGAAGGCCTACCCGGAACTTCCGGCGGACGCCAACGTCCAGGCCTGGCTCGTGACCATCGCGCACCGCAGATCCATCGACATTGTCCGGGCCAGGAACCGCCGGCCGGTTCCGGTGGATGAGCTGCCTGTGCGGCCGTCCGCGCTCGGCATCCCGGGCGACGGTCACGGAGAGGTGCTCGACGCCGTCGGCCAGCTTCCGCCGAAGCAGCGCCAGGCCGTGGCCTACCACTACCTCGCCGGGCTCCCTTACACGGATGTCGCCGAGCTTCTTGGCGGCACTCCCGACGCCGCCCGTCGGGCGGGTGCCGACGGAGTCAAGGCGCTACGCAGTATTCTCGCCGCCGGCTTCGTGAGCTCCCCAGGCTACGTGAAAGAAGAGACCCCATGA
- a CDS encoding aminodeoxychorismate/anthranilate synthase component II: MSTKKILVVDNYDSFVYTLVGYLQELGAETTVVRNDDVTLAEAIELADARDGVLISPGPGTPAEAGVCIELIKWCGDHNKPMFGVCLGHQALAEAYGGTVTHAPELMHGKTSPVQHDGKSVFAGLPSPVTATRYHSLAAVRESIPDVLEITAETASGVVMGLQHRTAPLCGVQFHPESVLTEGGYLMLGNWLESLGMSGAAARAATLSPLIQR, from the coding sequence ATGAGCACCAAGAAAATCCTCGTCGTGGACAACTACGACAGCTTCGTTTACACCCTCGTCGGCTACTTGCAGGAACTCGGTGCGGAAACCACAGTGGTCCGGAACGACGACGTCACCCTCGCCGAGGCGATCGAACTGGCGGACGCCCGAGACGGGGTATTGATCTCCCCCGGTCCCGGCACCCCTGCCGAAGCGGGCGTGTGCATCGAGTTGATCAAGTGGTGCGGAGACCACAACAAACCGATGTTCGGCGTCTGCCTTGGCCATCAGGCGTTGGCGGAGGCCTATGGTGGCACGGTCACCCATGCGCCCGAGCTGATGCATGGCAAGACCTCACCCGTGCAACACGACGGCAAGAGCGTTTTCGCCGGTCTGCCGTCGCCGGTGACGGCCACGCGCTACCACTCTTTGGCAGCTGTCCGCGAGAGTATCCCCGACGTCCTGGAAATCACCGCTGAAACCGCCAGCGGGGTAGTCATGGGCCTGCAGCACCGCACGGCGCCGCTGTGCGGAGTGCAGTTCCACCCTGAATCGGTACTGACCGAAGGTGGTTACCTCATGCTCGGCAATTGGCTTGAATCACTGGGGATGTCCGGAGCAGCCGCCCGTGCAGCCACCCTGAGTCCCCTGATCCAGCGCTAG
- a CDS encoding cell division protein CrgA: MPESKSRKRSTRPTEAATAQQYKPNPVWYKPVMFGLMIIGLLWIITFYITSGQLPVQAWASWNIVAGFGIAIVGFLMTTRWRS; the protein is encoded by the coding sequence GTGCCCGAGTCCAAGTCCCGCAAGAGGTCCACCCGCCCCACCGAGGCGGCCACCGCACAGCAATACAAGCCGAACCCCGTCTGGTACAAGCCCGTCATGTTCGGACTGATGATCATCGGCTTGCTCTGGATCATCACTTTCTACATCACCAGCGGCCAGCTTCCCGTGCAAGCATGGGCGTCCTGGAATATCGTTGCAGGCTTCGGCATTGCGATCGTGGGCTTCCTCATGACCACGCGTTGGCGCTCCTGA
- a CDS encoding methylated-DNA--[protein]-cysteine S-methyltransferase, with product MTTRHTTIDSPLGQLTLTAQDGVLTGIFFEGHWHMPSSEFFGAPAPSKDPLFQRAAAEIGEYLAGERTVFEVPFKASGNPFQQQVWAKLEQIPYGETVSYGELATELGDRKLSQAVGSAVGRNPLSMVIPCHRVVGHDGRLTGYAGGLDNKRFLLELEEPAAAKESKLF from the coding sequence ATGACCACCAGGCACACCACCATTGATTCCCCGTTGGGCCAATTGACGCTGACTGCCCAGGACGGGGTGCTCACGGGCATCTTTTTCGAGGGGCATTGGCATATGCCGTCTTCGGAATTCTTCGGTGCTCCAGCACCTTCGAAGGACCCCTTGTTCCAGCGAGCCGCCGCTGAAATCGGCGAATACCTGGCTGGCGAGCGAACAGTGTTCGAGGTCCCTTTCAAGGCCTCCGGGAATCCGTTCCAGCAGCAGGTCTGGGCAAAGCTCGAACAAATTCCCTACGGGGAAACCGTCAGCTACGGGGAATTGGCTACCGAACTAGGTGATCGCAAGCTGTCCCAGGCCGTTGGTTCGGCGGTTGGCCGCAATCCGCTCAGCATGGTCATCCCGTGCCACCGGGTCGTGGGGCACGACGGGAGGCTCACCGGATACGCTGGCGGCCTTGATAACAAGCGGTTCCTGCTTGAACTCGAAGAACCGGCGGCGGCGAAGGAAAGCAAGCTCTTCTAA
- a CDS encoding alpha-ketoglutarate-dependent dioxygenase AlkB yields MFPLELPDASDAGPREIAPGAVHVPGWLSLEQQRWIAARFGEWTHGPVPLRAAVLPGGHPMSVRTVCLGWHWQPYRYTREAFDVNGQRVLDFPDWMVRLGRKALFEAYGDAVEAADFAPDTALVNFYDGAAKMGMHQDKDEKSRAPVVSLSIGDSCIFRFGNTQTRTKPYTDVELSSGDLFVFGAASRFAYHGITKVLPGTSPQGCGLPSGRINITMRVTGMS; encoded by the coding sequence CTGTTTCCGCTCGAGTTGCCGGATGCGTCCGACGCCGGCCCTCGGGAGATCGCGCCCGGTGCCGTACACGTTCCGGGCTGGCTGAGCCTTGAGCAGCAACGGTGGATCGCGGCCCGGTTCGGCGAGTGGACCCATGGCCCCGTCCCCTTGCGTGCCGCGGTTCTTCCCGGCGGTCACCCGATGTCCGTCCGGACGGTTTGCCTGGGCTGGCACTGGCAGCCCTACAGGTATACACGCGAGGCCTTCGACGTCAACGGGCAGCGAGTTCTCGACTTTCCCGACTGGATGGTTCGTTTGGGTCGCAAAGCCCTGTTCGAGGCATACGGTGACGCTGTCGAAGCTGCGGACTTCGCGCCGGACACCGCGCTGGTGAATTTCTACGACGGCGCCGCCAAGATGGGGATGCACCAGGACAAGGACGAAAAGTCCCGGGCTCCTGTGGTCTCACTCAGTATTGGGGACAGTTGCATCTTCCGCTTCGGGAACACGCAGACGCGCACCAAGCCGTATACCGACGTCGAGCTGTCCTCCGGTGACCTCTTCGTGTTCGGCGCGGCGTCCCGTTTTGCTTACCACGGCATCACCAAAGTGCTCCCCGGAACGTCCCCCCAAGGATGCGGACTGCCCAGCGGGCGGATCAATATCACGATGCGCGTCACTGGAATGTCGTAG
- a CDS encoding protein kinase domain-containing protein gives MRPSSGITLGGRFQLTSRIAIGGMGEVWRAKDQILGRIVAIKVLKEEYTGDPGFLQRFRAEARHTALLNHVGIANVFDYGEEDGSAYLVMELVPGQPLSSILEREQVLSPDRTLSIISQTARALAPAHAQGLVHRDIKPGNLLITPDFRVKITDFGIARLADQVPLTQTGQVMGTAQYLAPEQATGQTATGSSDIYSLGVIGYECLTGHRPFSGESQIAIALAQVNDAPPPLPESLPTPVRALLMSMLAKDPKNRPADAIKLAEAAEAIRRGDIAAAHAAVPGMLLFESATGPITAPTSIATAPTGIVTSPYGQETRSTSTSALPVIGAAAAGAAGAAGEGGNALSRANALAAERSLDEADEHDQYLHEEEEYQTEPQRKRRSPWTWPLIALIVLVLLALLGAFLTQSGFFNPSSPAPASTNPPSVTSSAPPTSASPTPTETSASPTPTATTPEAINLIPEAYKGQPYDRVRSDLNALGLVVNGIQVFDPSTPGTVIDINPSGPVPKGATIDVSYSKGPQLVSVPTIGKGATESQVQAVIEGAGLRWVTGAPVDGTTGQAPGTFVSSDPAAGQKVAAGSVVTYHLSTATPTPSATSSK, from the coding sequence GTGAGACCTTCGTCAGGAATCACCCTCGGCGGCAGGTTCCAGCTGACCAGTCGCATTGCGATTGGCGGCATGGGAGAGGTCTGGAGGGCCAAGGACCAGATCCTTGGTCGGATCGTTGCCATCAAGGTGCTCAAGGAGGAATATACCGGCGACCCCGGGTTCCTCCAGCGCTTCCGAGCCGAGGCCCGCCACACCGCGTTGCTTAACCACGTCGGGATTGCCAACGTCTTCGACTATGGAGAAGAAGACGGCTCCGCCTACCTGGTAATGGAGCTGGTGCCGGGTCAGCCGTTGAGCAGCATCCTCGAGCGTGAGCAGGTCCTTTCGCCGGACCGCACACTGTCCATCATTTCCCAGACTGCCCGGGCGCTTGCGCCCGCGCACGCCCAGGGCCTGGTGCACCGCGATATCAAACCGGGCAACCTGCTGATCACGCCGGACTTCCGTGTCAAGATCACTGATTTCGGCATCGCGCGCCTCGCGGACCAAGTCCCGCTCACACAGACCGGACAGGTCATGGGTACCGCCCAGTATCTGGCGCCGGAACAGGCTACGGGACAGACGGCCACGGGTTCCTCTGACATATATTCACTCGGTGTTATTGGGTACGAGTGCCTCACCGGGCACCGTCCGTTCTCCGGTGAATCGCAGATCGCCATTGCGCTGGCCCAGGTCAACGACGCCCCGCCGCCGCTGCCTGAAAGCCTGCCCACTCCCGTTCGCGCGCTGCTGATGTCCATGCTCGCCAAGGACCCGAAGAACCGTCCTGCAGACGCCATCAAACTGGCCGAGGCGGCGGAAGCGATCCGTCGGGGCGACATCGCCGCGGCCCATGCAGCCGTGCCAGGGATGTTGTTGTTCGAATCCGCCACGGGTCCCATCACGGCACCTACCAGCATCGCTACGGCGCCTACAGGCATCGTCACCTCGCCCTACGGCCAGGAAACGCGTTCGACGTCGACGTCGGCACTTCCGGTGATCGGCGCCGCGGCGGCAGGAGCCGCAGGGGCTGCGGGCGAAGGTGGAAATGCGCTCTCCCGCGCCAATGCCCTGGCCGCCGAGCGTAGCTTGGATGAGGCCGACGAGCACGACCAGTACCTCCATGAGGAAGAGGAGTACCAGACCGAGCCGCAACGGAAAAGGCGCAGTCCGTGGACTTGGCCGCTCATCGCCCTGATTGTGCTCGTGCTCCTTGCCTTGCTCGGCGCGTTCCTGACCCAGTCCGGATTCTTCAACCCAAGTAGTCCGGCACCGGCCAGCACGAACCCTCCGTCCGTGACCTCCAGCGCGCCCCCTACCTCCGCGAGTCCGACCCCCACGGAGACTTCGGCCAGCCCGACACCCACCGCGACCACCCCGGAGGCCATCAACCTGATCCCGGAGGCGTACAAGGGCCAGCCGTATGACAGGGTGCGCTCGGACCTCAACGCGCTCGGCCTCGTCGTCAACGGTATCCAGGTCTTCGATCCATCAACGCCTGGCACTGTCATCGACATCAACCCTTCCGGCCCCGTGCCCAAGGGAGCGACGATTGACGTGAGCTACTCCAAGGGGCCGCAATTGGTTTCGGTACCGACCATCGGCAAGGGAGCGACCGAATCACAAGTGCAGGCTGTCATCGAAGGCGCAGGCCTGCGCTGGGTGACGGGAGCCCCCGTTGATGGAACAACCGGCCAGGCGCCGGGAACATTCGTCAGCTCCGATCCTGCCGCCGGACAGAAAGTGGCTGCTGGATCCGTGGTGACCTACCACTTGTCCACGGCGACGCCTACTCCCTCTGCCACGAGCAGCAAATAG